Proteins from a genomic interval of Kribbella aluminosa:
- a CDS encoding carbohydrate ABC transporter permease — protein sequence MNRSYRWALYVVLLAVVLVMLSPIVWLVSTSLKSPAEMASFPPTWWPAHPRLANYSEAVSKVNFVGAAQNSLAIALISTTLTTLSSAWVGFGFARLTAPGKKQLFVILLATMMLPGIVTLVPTYLIFAKLHMVNTYWPWVAWGLGGSAFLIFLFRQFFAGIPRELEEAAIIDGCGYIRIFWRIFLPQSWPVIAASVILSFTHAWGDFVGPAMFLSQDSTTLAVAMASGYVNSQGLPLNNLVAAGAVLYVLPVLLLFLFMQRRFVSGFTTSGIK from the coding sequence CGATCGTGTGGCTGGTGTCGACGTCGCTGAAGTCACCGGCCGAGATGGCGTCGTTCCCGCCGACCTGGTGGCCGGCGCACCCGCGCCTCGCGAACTACAGCGAGGCCGTCAGCAAGGTCAACTTCGTCGGCGCCGCCCAGAACTCGCTGGCCATCGCACTGATCAGTACGACGCTGACCACGCTGAGCTCGGCGTGGGTCGGGTTCGGGTTCGCCCGGCTGACGGCGCCCGGGAAGAAGCAGCTGTTCGTGATCCTGCTCGCCACGATGATGCTGCCGGGGATCGTGACGCTGGTCCCGACGTACCTGATCTTCGCCAAGCTCCACATGGTGAACACCTACTGGCCGTGGGTGGCGTGGGGGCTGGGCGGCAGCGCGTTCCTGATCTTCCTGTTCCGGCAGTTCTTCGCCGGGATCCCGCGGGAGCTGGAGGAAGCGGCGATCATCGACGGCTGTGGGTACATCCGGATCTTCTGGCGGATCTTCCTGCCGCAGTCCTGGCCGGTGATCGCGGCGAGCGTGATCCTGTCGTTCACCCACGCGTGGGGCGACTTCGTCGGCCCGGCGATGTTCCTCAGCCAGGACAGCACGACCCTCGCGGTCGCGATGGCCTCCGGTTACGTCAACAGCCAGGGTTTGCCGTTGAACAACCTGGTAGCCGCCGGCGCCGTCCTCTACGTCCTCCCCGTCCTTCTCCTCTTCCTCTTCATGCAACGCCGCTTCGTCAGCGGCTTCACCACCTCCGGGATCAAATGA
- a CDS encoding glycoside hydrolase family 16 protein encodes MMKLQFGIAALLVAASLTGTAQAADRHLPRASETTCTAGGQQRPAGMRLTWHDEFGGQALDRRFWSTVMDFPGRAGGHYHNTSYGSYAVDDNVVLSRGKLRLVTDNKPVTGTDPVGTYQYTEGFISSHDKFFQTYGYWEICAKFPAGKGLWPAFWLIPQDRSWPPEIDVAEWFGSIESMHSGLASGTWPDVRWDSHWATGLAPTTGWHRYGLRWQPGHITFTVDGVPTSTITGDQVPDKPMYVVLNSGTWANADRGGPPDATTRFPNSFDVDYVRVYSAK; translated from the coding sequence ATGATGAAGCTTCAGTTCGGAATAGCAGCGCTGCTCGTGGCAGCGAGTCTCACCGGCACCGCGCAGGCGGCGGACAGACACTTGCCGCGGGCGAGCGAAACCACCTGCACCGCCGGTGGGCAGCAACGGCCCGCAGGGATGCGGCTCACCTGGCACGACGAATTCGGTGGTCAGGCGCTGGACCGGCGGTTTTGGAGCACGGTGATGGACTTCCCGGGGCGCGCGGGTGGGCACTACCACAACACCTCGTACGGGAGTTACGCCGTCGACGACAACGTGGTGCTGTCGCGCGGCAAGTTGCGGCTGGTGACCGACAACAAGCCTGTGACGGGGACGGATCCGGTGGGGACGTACCAGTACACAGAAGGATTCATCTCCTCGCACGACAAGTTCTTCCAGACGTACGGGTACTGGGAGATTTGCGCGAAGTTCCCTGCCGGCAAGGGTTTGTGGCCGGCGTTCTGGCTGATCCCGCAGGATCGCAGCTGGCCGCCGGAGATCGACGTTGCCGAGTGGTTCGGTTCGATCGAGAGCATGCACAGCGGGCTGGCGTCGGGCACTTGGCCGGACGTCCGCTGGGACAGCCACTGGGCGACCGGCCTCGCACCGACGACCGGCTGGCACCGCTACGGCCTCCGGTGGCAACCGGGCCACATCACCTTCACGGTCGACGGCGTACCGACGTCTACCATCACAGGCGACCAGGTGCCGGACAAGCCGATGTACGTCGTCCTGAACAGCGGCACCTGGGCGAACGCCGACCGGGGCGGACCACCCGACGCGACCACCCGGTTTCCGAACTCGTTCGACGTCGACTACGTCCGCGTGTACAGCGCGAAATAG
- a CDS encoding type II toxin-antitoxin system Phd/YefM family antitoxin → MAEVPIRMLNQETARVLARVKQGEEIDITERGVVVARLIPTEPAPTAWLLATGSFRPARLTRSFSRPKGEVRTDHEAGALLEQMRDEERY, encoded by the coding sequence ATGGCTGAAGTTCCGATCCGGATGTTGAACCAGGAGACGGCCCGGGTGCTGGCCCGGGTCAAGCAGGGCGAGGAGATCGACATCACCGAGCGCGGCGTCGTCGTCGCTCGCCTGATCCCCACTGAGCCGGCGCCAACGGCCTGGCTGCTCGCGACGGGCAGTTTCCGGCCGGCTCGCCTGACGAGATCCTTCTCGCGACCGAAGGGAGAGGTTCGGACTGATCACGAGGCTGGTGCGCTCCTGGAGCAGATGCGGGACGAGGAGCGCTACTGA
- a CDS encoding type II toxin-antitoxin system VapC family toxin, whose protein sequence is MIYLDTAALVKLVRREAASDELVDWLNGQVDPIFVSSALVEVELPRALRRSEPALLTAAPAVLAHVSVYDVDETVRSTAAAYDDPWIRSLDGIHLATADAVLGDDLTAFVTYDRRLLATAKAIGLPVVSPGMA, encoded by the coding sequence ATGATCTATCTGGACACCGCGGCACTGGTGAAGCTCGTCCGACGGGAGGCGGCGTCGGACGAGCTCGTCGATTGGCTCAACGGACAAGTTGATCCGATCTTCGTCTCGTCGGCCTTGGTGGAAGTGGAGCTGCCGCGCGCTCTGCGACGGTCGGAGCCTGCCCTGCTCACGGCCGCGCCGGCAGTCTTGGCGCACGTGTCGGTTTACGACGTCGACGAAACGGTGCGCAGTACGGCGGCCGCCTATGACGACCCGTGGATCCGCTCGCTGGACGGGATCCACCTCGCTACAGCGGACGCCGTACTGGGCGATGATCTGACCGCGTTCGTCACCTACGACCGTCGGCTCCTGGCCACCGCCAAGGCGATCGGGCTCCCCGTGGTGAGCCCTGGGATGGCGTGA
- a CDS encoding DUF4032 domain-containing protein has product MPRFVATRPDTGLLSLPWDIPLEDWPEDQLVALPRGISRHVVRFVRVNGTVYAIKEVLEHLAMHEYRLLRDLERLEAPSVEPVGVITDRMDRNGEPIDSILITRHLQFSLPYRALFSSTLRPDTVNRLIDALVALIVRLHLLGFFWGDCSLSNTLFRRDAGAFAAYLVDAETGELHQDISDGQRAHDLYTAEINLFGELLDLQEGGLLDESIDPQETVESIQKRYEALWAELTAPEEFANDEMHRLDSRIRRLNELGFDVAEIDIITDWDGSQVRIQPKVVDAGHHSRRLLRLTGLDVEENQARRLLNDLDSFAAATDQQNEDEEIVAHQWLTEVFEPVVRSVPRNLSRKLEPAEIFHEVLEHRWFLSEQAGHEIDTMEAARSYVNDVLAAKPDEKLALPTEPLPEAD; this is encoded by the coding sequence GTGCCTCGATTCGTCGCCACCCGCCCGGACACCGGTCTGCTGTCGCTCCCGTGGGATATCCCGCTGGAGGACTGGCCCGAAGACCAACTGGTCGCGCTGCCGCGAGGTATCTCGCGGCACGTGGTCAGGTTCGTCCGCGTCAACGGCACCGTGTACGCGATCAAGGAGGTCCTCGAGCACCTGGCGATGCACGAGTACCGGCTGCTCCGCGACCTCGAACGCCTGGAGGCGCCGTCCGTCGAACCGGTCGGCGTGATCACCGACCGGATGGACCGCAACGGCGAGCCGATCGACTCGATCCTGATCACCCGGCACCTGCAGTTCTCGCTGCCGTACCGCGCGCTGTTCTCCAGCACGCTGCGCCCGGACACCGTCAACCGGCTGATCGACGCACTGGTCGCGCTGATCGTGCGGCTGCATCTGCTCGGCTTCTTCTGGGGCGACTGCTCGCTGTCCAACACGCTGTTCCGCCGCGACGCCGGCGCGTTCGCGGCGTACCTCGTGGACGCCGAGACCGGTGAGTTGCACCAGGACATCTCCGACGGACAACGCGCGCACGACCTCTACACGGCGGAGATCAACCTATTCGGCGAGCTCCTCGACCTGCAGGAGGGCGGGCTGCTCGACGAGTCGATCGACCCGCAGGAGACGGTCGAGTCGATCCAGAAGCGGTACGAGGCGCTGTGGGCGGAGCTGACCGCTCCGGAGGAGTTCGCGAACGACGAGATGCACCGGTTGGACTCCCGGATCCGGCGGCTGAACGAGCTCGGGTTCGACGTCGCCGAGATCGACATCATCACCGACTGGGACGGCAGCCAGGTCCGGATCCAGCCGAAGGTCGTGGACGCCGGCCACCACTCGCGGCGGCTGCTGCGGCTCACCGGCCTGGACGTCGAGGAGAACCAGGCCCGGCGGCTGCTCAACGACCTGGACTCGTTCGCCGCCGCGACCGACCAGCAGAACGAGGACGAGGAGATCGTCGCGCACCAGTGGCTGACCGAGGTCTTCGAGCCCGTCGTCCGGTCGGTACCGCGGAACCTCAGCCGCAAACTCGAGCCCGCTGAGATCTTCCACGAGGTGCTCGAACACCGCTGGTTCCTGTCCGAGCAGGCGGGTCACGAGATCGACACGATGGAGGCGGCCCGCTCGTACGTGAACGACGTACTCGCGGCCAAGCCCGACGAGAAGCTGGCCCTTCCGACCGAACCGCTGCCAGAAGCTGACTGA